The proteins below are encoded in one region of Bosea sp. BIWAKO-01:
- a CDS encoding FAD-binding oxidoreductase: protein MSPPVTRVRSDETLPKSADVVVIGGGIAGTSAAYELAKKGHSVALLEKGHLAGEQSSRNWGWCRQQNRDLRELPLAQRAVEIWNGLNEELGAETGFRRTGLLYVTTKQSDLDLWSNWADRAREYQMHSRMLTAAEARTMSPGSTENWIGGVHSPTDGRAEPALATPAIAEGARKRGATIHQNCAARGLETEGGRVSAVVTEKGTIRTSAVLCAGGAWSSMFCRHHGIKLPQAGVRSTSFFTEAAPQVIEGGLSMPDLTFRRRLDGGYTVGISGRGLLELTPQGMLYAQHFWRTFKKRRGGLTIRAGRSFFAGPEAISRWSNDGISPFERIRTFDPPAQEELISFALARLGQLYPQLANVKIAHKYGGLVDFTPDWIPVISGVAALPGFYISTGYSGHGFGIGPAAGRLAADIVANDTPIVDPRPYRYSRMIDGTDLGEPGMM from the coding sequence ATGTCTCCTCCGGTCACGCGCGTGCGCAGCGACGAGACGCTGCCGAAATCCGCCGATGTGGTGGTGATTGGCGGTGGCATCGCCGGCACCAGTGCCGCCTATGAGCTGGCAAAGAAGGGACACTCGGTCGCGTTGCTCGAGAAGGGCCACCTCGCCGGCGAACAATCGAGCCGGAACTGGGGCTGGTGCCGCCAACAGAATCGCGACCTGCGCGAATTGCCGCTGGCCCAGCGCGCCGTCGAGATCTGGAACGGACTGAACGAAGAACTCGGCGCCGAGACGGGCTTTCGCCGCACCGGGCTCCTCTATGTCACGACCAAACAATCCGATCTCGATCTGTGGTCGAACTGGGCGGACCGCGCCCGCGAGTATCAGATGCATAGCCGGATGCTGACGGCTGCCGAGGCCAGGACCATGTCGCCGGGCAGCACGGAGAACTGGATCGGCGGAGTGCATTCGCCGACCGATGGACGGGCCGAGCCCGCGCTGGCGACACCCGCTATTGCCGAAGGGGCGCGCAAGCGGGGGGCGACCATTCATCAGAATTGCGCCGCGCGCGGACTGGAGACCGAGGGCGGCAGGGTGTCGGCGGTCGTCACCGAAAAGGGCACGATCCGGACCAGCGCGGTGCTCTGTGCGGGCGGGGCCTGGAGCTCGATGTTCTGCCGCCATCACGGCATCAAGCTGCCACAGGCAGGCGTGCGCTCGACCTCCTTTTTCACCGAAGCAGCACCGCAGGTGATCGAGGGTGGGCTGTCGATGCCCGACCTCACGTTCCGCCGCCGGCTCGATGGCGGGTATACGGTCGGGATCAGCGGGCGCGGCCTGCTCGAACTCACCCCGCAGGGCATGCTCTACGCCCAGCACTTCTGGCGGACCTTCAAGAAGCGGCGCGGTGGCCTGACCATCCGGGCCGGCCGATCCTTCTTCGCCGGGCCGGAGGCGATCTCTCGCTGGAGCAATGATGGCATCTCGCCCTTTGAGCGGATCCGCACCTTCGATCCGCCGGCACAGGAGGAGCTTATCAGCTTTGCCCTGGCACGACTTGGGCAACTCTATCCGCAGCTCGCCAATGTGAAGATCGCGCATAAATATGGCGGGCTGGTCGATTTCACCCCGGATTGGATTCCGGTCATCTCCGGCGTCGCCGCCCTGCCCGGTTTCTATATCTCGACGGGCTATAGCGGGCATGGCTTCGGCATCGGCCCGGCCGCGGGG
- a CDS encoding peptide ABC transporter substrate-binding protein has protein sequence MIKHSDGTTRSAFPMPALHRRQFLALGAGGFLAASGFGASAQTKPAPPPPAKPTGQVVVGLSQEPTAFNPLMPGIEVDETVWMQVFNTMWLADPQGNLMPDLATEVPSEANGGISEGGLAWKVKLREGVTWHDGTPFTAEDVKYTLELINAPGFKARTRVGHALVKDIVVKGPHEISWRMEKAYAPYLALLSNTFIVPKHLLEKASDPNTAPFNGAPVGTGPFKWGQRTPGDNITLVANERYHGKGPYLEKAVLKYVPDQTALYAQFRTGQVDLIIGTGIPANFYAEAVKLPGRKIVKIPNASLEILMPNLEHPALSEKAVRQALYASINKQAIIDVIFYGLHKPTESFAPQESWAYNPNLPQQSYDLAKANKLLDDAGWKRSGSGVRMKNGVPLEFAVSTTTGASLREQCQQLMMQDWQQVGVKMTINNMPAAVIWGEFYTRSKFQSLLVGTAFRTVIDPDPASRFASDAIPAKNGSGANQMQWQNAEADALMKEGQETFDQAKRKAIYWKLQEIVREELPILPIYQYVPVEGYKEGLIGYEPNINARQNTWNMGSWYWAR, from the coding sequence ATGATAAAGCACTCCGACGGAACGACCCGTTCGGCTTTCCCGATGCCGGCATTGCATCGCCGCCAGTTTCTCGCGCTCGGAGCGGGCGGCTTTCTCGCCGCCTCGGGATTTGGCGCCAGCGCCCAGACGAAGCCCGCACCGCCGCCACCTGCCAAGCCGACCGGCCAGGTCGTTGTCGGGTTGTCGCAGGAGCCGACCGCATTCAACCCGCTCATGCCCGGCATCGAGGTCGACGAGACCGTCTGGATGCAGGTCTTCAATACGATGTGGCTCGCCGACCCTCAGGGCAACCTGATGCCCGATCTCGCAACCGAGGTGCCGAGCGAGGCCAATGGCGGCATCTCGGAAGGCGGCCTGGCCTGGAAGGTCAAGCTGCGCGAGGGCGTCACCTGGCATGACGGGACGCCATTCACGGCCGAGGACGTGAAATACACGCTCGAACTGATCAATGCGCCCGGATTCAAGGCCCGCACCCGCGTCGGCCATGCGCTGGTCAAGGATATCGTCGTCAAGGGACCGCACGAAATCTCGTGGCGCATGGAGAAGGCCTACGCGCCCTATCTCGCGCTGCTCTCGAATACCTTCATCGTGCCCAAGCATCTGCTCGAGAAGGCCAGTGACCCCAATACCGCGCCCTTCAACGGTGCGCCGGTCGGCACCGGGCCGTTCAAATGGGGGCAGCGCACGCCGGGCGACAACATCACGCTCGTCGCCAATGAGCGCTATCACGGCAAGGGACCCTATCTGGAGAAGGCCGTCCTCAAATATGTGCCCGACCAGACCGCGCTCTATGCGCAGTTCCGCACGGGGCAGGTCGATCTCATCATCGGCACCGGCATCCCGGCGAATTTCTATGCCGAGGCCGTGAAGCTGCCGGGCCGCAAGATCGTGAAGATCCCGAACGCCTCGCTCGAAATCCTGATGCCCAATCTGGAGCATCCGGCCTTGTCGGAGAAGGCGGTGCGCCAGGCGCTTTACGCCTCGATCAACAAGCAAGCCATCATCGACGTCATCTTCTATGGCCTGCACAAGCCGACGGAGTCCTTCGCACCGCAGGAATCCTGGGCCTACAATCCCAATCTGCCGCAGCAGAGCTACGACCTGGCCAAAGCCAACAAGCTGCTAGACGACGCCGGCTGGAAACGCAGCGGCAGCGGCGTTCGCATGAAGAACGGCGTGCCGCTCGAATTCGCGGTCTCGACGACCACCGGTGCTTCGCTGCGCGAGCAGTGCCAGCAATTGATGATGCAGGACTGGCAGCAGGTCGGCGTGAAGATGACGATCAACAACATGCCGGCGGCCGTGATCTGGGGCGAGTTCTATACGCGCTCGAAGTTCCAGTCGCTGCTGGTCGGCACCGCCTTCCGCACCGTGATCGATCCCGATCCGGCCTCGCGCTTCGCCTCTGATGCGATTCCCGCCAAGAACGGCAGCGGCGCCAACCAGATGCAGTGGCAGAATGCCGAGGCCGATGCGCTGATGAAGGAAGGTCAGGAAACCTTCGATCAGGCCAAGCGCAAGGCGATCTACTGGAAATTGCAGGAGATCGTCCGCGAGGAACTGCCGATCCTGCCGATCTACCAATATGTTCCGGTCGAGGGCTACAAGGAAGGGCTCATCGGCTACGAGCCCAATATCAATGCCCGCCAGAATACCTGGAATATGGGCAGCTGGTACTGGGCGCGCTGA
- a CDS encoding ABC transporter permease yields the protein MSTFLARRLLQALVLLLIVSMIGFAILHLAPGGPLSQFAAGGDMTQADLDRIAEQLGLNRPLPVQYAEWLWRMLRGDWGLSYRDHQPVLHIIASHIGATMELMLTSTLLAMLLGAWVGILGAIKRYSLFDSLATIGAMIALSIPTFWFGLVIIYVFSVGLGWLPAGNRYTIGDGSVLNRIHHLIGPCIVLALVSTAVWSRYMRSSMLEVVNQDYIRTARAKGVPERQVLLRHAFRNALLPMITITGLHVPTLLSGALVTETVFTWPGMGRLFLDSISYRDYPVVMGILMFTAVLVLLGSLIADLLYGLADPRIARNG from the coding sequence ATGAGCACCTTTCTCGCGCGACGGCTGCTGCAGGCGCTCGTCCTGCTGCTGATCGTCTCGATGATCGGCTTCGCCATCCTCCACCTGGCTCCGGGCGGGCCGCTCTCGCAATTCGCCGCCGGTGGCGACATGACCCAGGCCGATCTCGACCGCATCGCCGAGCAACTCGGCCTGAACCGCCCGCTGCCGGTGCAATATGCGGAATGGCTCTGGCGCATGCTGCGCGGTGACTGGGGGCTGTCCTATCGCGACCATCAGCCGGTGCTGCACATCATCGCCTCGCATATCGGCGCGACGATGGAGCTGATGCTGACCTCGACGCTGCTCGCCATGCTGCTCGGCGCCTGGGTCGGTATCCTCGGCGCGATCAAGCGCTACTCGCTGTTTGATTCACTCGCGACGATCGGCGCGATGATCGCACTTTCGATCCCGACCTTCTGGTTCGGTCTCGTCATCATCTATGTCTTCTCGGTCGGGCTCGGCTGGCTGCCCGCCGGCAACCGCTACACCATCGGCGATGGCTCGGTGCTCAACCGGATCCATCACCTGATCGGTCCCTGCATCGTGCTGGCGCTCGTCTCAACCGCCGTCTGGAGCCGCTACATGCGTTCCTCGATGCTTGAGGTCGTCAATCAAGACTATATCCGCACCGCCCGAGCCAAGGGCGTGCCGGAACGGCAGGTCCTGCTGCGACACGCCTTTCGCAATGCCCTGCTGCCGATGATCACGATCACCGGCCTGCATGTGCCGACGCTGCTGTCGGGCGCGCTCGTCACCGAGACGGTGTTCACCTGGCCGGGAATGGGGAGGCTCTTCCTCGATTCGATCAGCTATCGCGACTATCCCGTGGTGATGGGTATCCTGATGTTCACCGCCGTACTGGTGTTGCTCGGCAGTCTGATCGCCGACCTGCTCTACGGTCTCGCCGATCCGCGCATTGCGAGGAACGGCTGA
- a CDS encoding ABC transporter permease, producing MSADLTGVTEIRLAASPFFWNSPGFRRFRRHRLAVFGAVAIVAMTLACIFGPMLLPYSDTFIDIRQRFAPPFFGPHVLGTDPLGRDILARLLMAGRISLAVGFSAMLISMAIGICIGMIAGFYEGAVGAALMRFVDAMLCFPSIFLLLAISALISPSVPSIVMLIAMTSWMEVARVVEAQIKSLRTRDYVVAAVAMGASNRRIMFRQLLPNAIAPIVVAATLNVAHAILAESYISFLGYGIQPPTPSWGNMLENAQSYLTSAPWLAILPGAAITLAVTSFNFVGDGLRDALDPRMDLP from the coding sequence ATGAGCGCTGATCTCACCGGCGTCACCGAAATCCGGTTGGCAGCTTCGCCCTTTTTCTGGAACAGCCCGGGCTTTCGCCGTTTCCGCCGGCACCGGCTGGCGGTTTTCGGCGCTGTGGCCATCGTGGCGATGACGCTCGCCTGCATCTTCGGGCCGATGCTGCTGCCCTATAGCGATACGTTCATCGACATTCGGCAGCGTTTCGCGCCGCCCTTCTTTGGCCCGCATGTGCTCGGCACCGATCCGCTCGGGCGCGATATCCTGGCGCGGCTGCTGATGGCCGGGCGGATTTCTCTCGCGGTCGGGTTTTCCGCCATGTTGATCAGCATGGCGATCGGCATCTGCATCGGCATGATCGCCGGGTTCTATGAAGGCGCGGTCGGGGCCGCCCTGATGCGCTTCGTCGACGCGATGCTCTGCTTCCCCTCGATTTTCCTGCTGCTTGCGATTTCGGCGCTGATCTCGCCGTCGGTCCCCTCGATCGTCATGCTGATCGCGATGACCTCGTGGATGGAGGTGGCGCGGGTCGTCGAGGCTCAGATAAAATCGCTCCGTACGCGCGATTACGTGGTCGCGGCGGTCGCGATGGGCGCCAGCAACCGCCGCATCATGTTTCGCCAGTTGCTGCCGAACGCGATTGCGCCGATCGTCGTCGCCGCGACGCTGAACGTCGCCCATGCGATCCTGGCCGAGAGCTACATCAGCTTCCTCGGCTACGGCATCCAGCCGCCGACCCCGAGCTGGGGTAACATGCTGGAGAACGCCCAGAGCTATCTCACCAGCGCACCCTGGCTTGCGATCCTGCCCGGCGCCGCGATCACGCTCGCCGTCACGAGCTTCAACTTCGTTGGTGATGGTCTGCGCGACGCACTCGATCCGAGAATGGACCTGCCGTGA
- a CDS encoding AroM family protein, which produces MRKLGTLTIGQAPRSDITPILDASIGSDLPRRHAGVLDGLSRAEIDRDFAPQPGAAVLITKLLDGNSVIIDRSHTEAAAQAKIAMLEAEGCSTILMLCTGHFESLTASMAQLIEPDRILPPTVAALTQGAQLGIIVPLAEQIASEAGKWAGLARRPLYAAASPYGGPGPSLADAARDLARRGATVLLMDCMGFVEAHRRTAAEAAKLPVILSNSLIGKLVSEIA; this is translated from the coding sequence ATGCGCAAACTCGGAACCCTGACCATCGGCCAGGCCCCGCGCTCCGACATCACGCCCATTCTCGATGCATCGATCGGCTCCGACCTGCCGCGCCGCCATGCTGGCGTGCTCGACGGGTTGAGCAGAGCCGAGATCGACCGCGACTTCGCCCCTCAGCCCGGAGCGGCCGTGCTGATCACGAAACTGCTCGACGGCAATTCGGTCATTATCGACAGGAGCCACACCGAAGCTGCGGCGCAGGCCAAGATCGCCATGCTGGAGGCCGAGGGCTGCAGCACGATCCTGATGCTCTGCACCGGCCATTTCGAGAGCCTGACGGCAAGCATGGCGCAACTGATCGAGCCTGACCGCATCCTGCCGCCAACGGTCGCCGCCCTCACCCAGGGCGCGCAACTCGGCATCATCGTGCCGCTCGCCGAGCAGATCGCAAGCGAGGCCGGGAAATGGGCCGGACTTGCTCGCAGGCCGCTCTATGCTGCGGCCTCGCCCTATGGCGGGCCCGGCCCCAGCCTGGCCGACGCGGCCCGCGACCTCGCCAGACGCGGTGCCACGGTTCTGCTGATGGACTGCATGGGTTTCGTCGAGGCTCATCGCCGCACGGCGGCGGAAGCCGCTAAACTGCCCGTGATCCTCTCCAACAGCCTGATCGGCAAGCTCGTTTCCGAGATCGCCTGA
- a CDS encoding OPT/YSL family transporter: MKDQPKGVPQRHPSLFEPGTLVLIAILCVFGAIIGMQLLVSLGITANTSLIGALAAMALARVPIAMFTRYRSIHVQNLAQSAISSATFGAANSLLLPIGIPFLLGRSDLVLPMLAGAFAAMLLDAYLLYRMFDSRVFPATGAWPPGVAAAEAIKAGDEGGRKAVLMGVGFVTGILASFVKVPLAAIGFVGSTAVSGIPMSAFGVAFIGNIWALSMFGIGLLLRGYSSQLFGGPLFDGIIPKGDLMAAYIPHGFMIGAGLVALFQVAQLLFRRSEAQKLAEAASGVSDAEVRRALGLGTIAYLVIAIFIALVGGLMSDMSIGMLILFVLYAAFAAYVHELIVGLAAMHSGWFPAFAVALITLIIGMLIGFPMPALALLVGFSAATGPAFADMGYDLKAGYILRGNGADPAFERDGRRQQLFAAMFAFVIAGAVVLVSYQSFFDQNLVAPVNKVYAATIKAGVAPGVAWQLFLWAIPGAILQFIGGPKRQIGVLFATGLLISFPMAGWAVLAGIVCRLIWEKLRGSTGDGDMEVFAAGIIAGDAIFSFFDSVIKNFRR; encoded by the coding sequence ATGAAGGACCAACCGAAAGGAGTGCCTCAGCGGCACCCGAGCCTGTTCGAGCCCGGGACGCTGGTGCTGATCGCCATCCTTTGCGTCTTTGGCGCGATCATTGGCATGCAGCTTCTGGTGTCTCTGGGCATCACGGCGAACACATCGCTGATCGGCGCACTCGCCGCCATGGCGCTTGCACGCGTGCCGATAGCGATGTTCACGCGCTACCGTTCGATCCATGTCCAGAACCTGGCCCAGAGCGCCATCTCGTCAGCGACATTCGGTGCTGCCAACAGCCTGCTCCTGCCGATCGGCATTCCCTTCCTGCTCGGTCGCTCGGATCTGGTGCTACCGATGCTGGCAGGCGCCTTCGCCGCAATGCTTCTCGATGCCTACCTGCTTTATCGGATGTTCGATTCCCGGGTGTTTCCCGCGACCGGTGCCTGGCCCCCGGGCGTTGCCGCTGCCGAAGCGATCAAGGCCGGCGACGAGGGCGGACGCAAGGCGGTGCTGATGGGGGTCGGCTTCGTCACCGGCATCCTCGCCTCCTTCGTCAAGGTGCCGCTCGCGGCCATCGGCTTTGTCGGCTCGACTGCAGTCTCCGGCATTCCGATGTCCGCCTTCGGCGTCGCCTTCATCGGCAATATCTGGGCGCTCTCGATGTTCGGCATCGGCCTGCTGCTGCGCGGCTATTCCAGCCAGCTCTTCGGCGGCCCGCTCTTCGACGGCATCATCCCGAAGGGCGATCTGATGGCGGCCTATATCCCGCACGGCTTCATGATCGGCGCAGGGCTCGTTGCCCTGTTTCAGGTCGCGCAGCTCCTGTTCAGGCGCAGCGAAGCCCAGAAGCTGGCCGAGGCCGCCTCCGGCGTCTCCGATGCCGAAGTCAGGCGCGCGCTCGGTCTCGGCACCATCGCCTATCTCGTGATCGCGATCTTCATCGCGCTGGTCGGCGGCCTGATGAGCGACATGTCGATCGGGATGTTGATCCTGTTCGTGCTCTATGCGGCCTTTGCAGCCTATGTGCATGAACTCATCGTCGGCCTCGCCGCGATGCACTCTGGCTGGTTCCCGGCCTTTGCCGTCGCGCTGATCACGCTGATCATCGGCATGCTGATCGGCTTCCCGATGCCGGCGCTTGCCTTGCTCGTCGGCTTCTCCGCCGCGACGGGCCCCGCCTTCGCCGACATGGGCTACGATCTGAAGGCCGGTTACATCCTGCGCGGCAACGGCGCTGATCCTGCCTTCGAGCGCGACGGCCGCCGGCAGCAGCTCTTTGCTGCGATGTTCGCCTTCGTCATCGCCGGTGCGGTGGTTCTGGTTTCCTACCAGTCCTTTTTCGACCAAAACCTCGTCGCCCCCGTGAACAAGGTCTATGCCGCGACGATCAAGGCGGGTGTGGCGCCAGGCGTCGCCTGGCAGCTCTTCCTCTGGGCGATCCCCGGCGCGATCCTGCAGTTCATCGGCGGCCCGAAGCGCCAGATCGGTGTGCTCTTCGCCACAGGCCTGCTGATCAGCTTCCCGATGGCGGGCTGGGCCGTCCTGGCCGGCATCGTCTGTCGGCTTATCTGGGAGAAGCTGCGCGGCAGCACGGGCGACGGGGACATGGAGGTCTTCGCCGCCGGCATTATCGCCGGAGACGCGATCTTCAGCTTCTTCGACTCGGTGATCAAGAACTTCAGGCGTTGA
- a CDS encoding hydantoinase B/oxoprolinase family protein has product MSNRWRIGFDIGGTFTDFILYDGQERSVRLHKRLTTPHDPSEAALIGLGELTEMAGITLADIGDIVHGTTLVTNAVIERKGSKLGLITTRGFRDILEMGTEQRYDIYDLFLTFPEPLVSRELRLEVAERIDRDGKVVTALDTAAVRAAARELAAAGCEAIAICFLNSYRNSAHEQEAGRIVREACPELTVSLSSEVVAEIWEYQRFVTTAANAYVQPLMRRYLERLERELAARSFTGSLRLMHSAGGLVSPETARTFPIRLLESGPAGGGLATALFGELAGHKDVISFDMGGTTAKACMIEDGRAEIAPMLEAGRVNRFAKGSGLPIKAPVIDMIEIGAGGGSIAAIDEVGLLKVGPHSAGSDPGPACYGMGGTKPTVTDANLVLGYYDPGFFLGGRMALDLAAARKAVASVAEPLGLSVEEAAWGIHKVVVESMGAAARVHLVEKGKDPRHYAMVGFGGAGPAHAVDVARVLGVRQVIIPPASGAASALGFLAAPLSFDMVQSLPVEFSEGFDAQAVNTVLSVLEAQGRKHLLEAGVKPADITVERSADMRLVGQMHDIAVTLPAGTIDTSSLDAIRAAFATTYSARYTSVYEGARLEAINFRVRCAGPVPSLSLSGAAGGGDAGTKVKGTRQAWFESGWSEATVYDRYALRPGDSISGPAIIEEREATTIVPPGDTVAIDEVLNLLVSVGRASAAETTISADMPLAEAARRIEADPISLEIMWSRLVNVVEEMWLTVCRTAFSLVISEAQDFACELLDPEGETLAHSPRAMPVFNLTLPRAVKALLERYPADTLKPGDVLITNDPWLCAGHLFDIAVVTPVFLGDRVVGLMGTVGHVSDIGGTKDSLRAREIYEEGFQIPPMKLYEAGRINETLVRLLGENVRNSEQVLGDLHSFVAANAIGAERLQSFLSDYGMQDLRALASVVQDRSERAMREAIAALPDGTYHGTVSNNPLGTPMTYPLALTVKGDTIHLDFEGAPPQLPQGGLNCTLNYTMAHATYPLKCMLTPNVRGNAGCYRAFSIDAPKGSILNCDKPLAVNLRTRTGWYIAPNIFRALSQAAPKQVQAFTGLPVAASVYGRDQAGDTYSDMLFVGGGQGGSAHGDGKSGLLYPTSAANTSIETFEARVPVLVVEKTYLTDSGGAGQHRGGLGQRVRLRKLSDDGLPTLVSLYPEGVNNPIPGLFGGKAGGGASGRVIDEQGHVLKDVGTGDLVQVKHPHEIVELVLAGGAGYGAASERSRDAIARDIALGLVSPEAAKRDYGVQTSHATHDVGEAKAGILVA; this is encoded by the coding sequence ATGAGCAATCGTTGGCGCATCGGCTTCGATATCGGCGGCACCTTCACCGATTTCATCCTCTATGACGGCCAGGAGCGCTCGGTTCGGCTGCACAAGCGCCTGACCACGCCGCATGACCCGTCCGAGGCGGCCCTGATCGGCCTTGGCGAGCTGACCGAGATGGCCGGCATCACGCTGGCCGATATCGGCGACATCGTGCATGGCACGACGCTGGTGACCAACGCGGTGATCGAGCGCAAGGGTTCCAAGCTCGGCCTGATCACCACGCGCGGCTTCCGTGACATCCTCGAAATGGGAACCGAGCAGCGCTACGACATCTACGATCTGTTCCTGACCTTCCCCGAGCCGCTCGTCTCGCGCGAGCTTCGCCTCGAAGTCGCCGAGCGCATTGACCGCGACGGCAAGGTCGTGACGGCGCTCGATACCGCAGCGGTGCGTGCAGCCGCCCGCGAGCTTGCCGCCGCCGGCTGCGAAGCCATCGCGATCTGCTTCCTGAACAGCTACCGCAACTCCGCCCATGAGCAGGAAGCCGGCCGGATCGTTCGTGAAGCCTGCCCTGAACTCACGGTCTCCCTGTCGAGCGAGGTCGTCGCCGAGATCTGGGAGTATCAGCGCTTCGTCACCACCGCAGCGAACGCCTATGTCCAGCCGCTGATGCGGCGCTATCTGGAACGGCTGGAGCGCGAGCTCGCAGCCCGCTCCTTCACCGGCTCGCTGCGGCTGATGCATTCGGCGGGCGGCCTGGTCTCGCCAGAGACCGCCCGCACCTTCCCGATCCGCCTGCTCGAAAGCGGCCCGGCCGGCGGCGGCCTCGCGACCGCCCTGTTCGGCGAGCTCGCCGGCCACAAGGACGTCATTTCCTTCGACATGGGCGGCACCACCGCCAAAGCCTGCATGATCGAGGACGGCCGCGCCGAGATCGCGCCGATGCTCGAAGCCGGGCGCGTCAACCGCTTCGCCAAGGGTTCCGGCCTGCCGATCAAGGCTCCCGTCATCGACATGATCGAGATCGGCGCCGGCGGCGGCTCGATCGCCGCCATCGACGAGGTCGGCCTGCTCAAGGTCGGCCCGCACTCCGCTGGCTCCGACCCCGGCCCGGCCTGCTACGGCATGGGCGGTACCAAGCCGACCGTCACCGACGCCAATCTGGTGCTCGGCTACTATGACCCTGGCTTCTTCCTGGGCGGACGCATGGCGCTCGATCTCGCGGCCGCGCGCAAGGCCGTTGCGTCGGTCGCCGAGCCGCTCGGCCTCTCCGTGGAAGAAGCGGCCTGGGGCATCCACAAGGTCGTCGTCGAAAGCATGGGCGCTGCGGCGCGTGTCCATCTCGTCGAGAAAGGCAAGGATCCGCGGCACTACGCCATGGTCGGCTTCGGTGGCGCGGGCCCGGCCCACGCCGTCGATGTCGCCCGTGTGCTCGGCGTCCGGCAGGTCATCATTCCGCCGGCCTCGGGTGCCGCCTCGGCGCTCGGCTTCCTCGCGGCGCCGCTCTCCTTCGACATGGTGCAGTCGCTGCCGGTCGAGTTCTCGGAGGGCTTTGACGCCCAGGCCGTCAACACCGTGCTCAGCGTGCTCGAGGCCCAGGGCCGCAAGCACCTGCTCGAGGCCGGCGTGAAGCCAGCCGACATCACGGTCGAGCGCTCGGCCGATATGCGCCTCGTCGGCCAGATGCATGATATTGCGGTGACCCTGCCGGCCGGCACGATCGACACATCGAGCCTGGACGCCATCCGCGCGGCTTTCGCCACCACCTATTCGGCGCGCTACACCTCGGTCTACGAGGGCGCCCGTCTCGAGGCGATCAACTTCCGCGTCCGCTGCGCCGGCCCGGTGCCGAGCCTCTCGCTCTCCGGCGCGGCCGGTGGGGGCGATGCCGGCACTAAGGTGAAGGGTACTCGCCAGGCCTGGTTCGAAAGCGGCTGGAGCGAGGCGACCGTCTATGATCGCTACGCCCTGCGGCCTGGCGACAGCATCAGCGGGCCCGCCATCATCGAGGAGCGCGAGGCGACCACCATCGTTCCTCCCGGGGATACGGTCGCGATCGACGAGGTGCTCAACCTGCTCGTCAGCGTCGGGCGGGCCAGCGCTGCCGAAACCACGATCAGCGCCGACATGCCGCTGGCCGAGGCCGCGCGCCGGATCGAGGCCGACCCGATCTCTCTGGAAATCATGTGGAGCCGCCTCGTCAACGTCGTCGAGGAGATGTGGCTGACCGTCTGCCGCACGGCCTTCTCGCTGGTGATCTCTGAAGCGCAGGATTTTGCCTGCGAGCTGCTCGACCCCGAAGGCGAGACGCTCGCGCATTCGCCGCGCGCCATGCCGGTGTTCAACCTGACCCTGCCGCGCGCGGTCAAGGCGCTGCTGGAGCGCTATCCGGCCGACACCCTGAAGCCCGGCGACGTTCTGATCACCAATGATCCCTGGCTCTGCGCCGGCCATCTCTTCGACATCGCCGTGGTCACGCCGGTGTTCCTGGGCGACCGCGTCGTCGGCCTGATGGGCACTGTCGGCCATGTCTCCGATATCGGCGGCACCAAGGACAGCCTCAGGGCCCGCGAGATCTACGAGGAAGGCTTCCAGATCCCGCCGATGAAGCTCTACGAGGCTGGCCGGATCAACGAGACGCTGGTCCGCCTGCTGGGCGAGAACGTCCGCAATTCCGAGCAGGTTCTCGGCGATCTGCACTCGTTCGTCGCGGCCAATGCGATCGGCGCCGAGCGCCTGCAGTCCTTCCTGAGCGATTACGGCATGCAGGATCTGCGCGCCCTCGCCTCGGTGGTGCAGGACCGTTCCGAGAGGGCCATGCGCGAGGCTATCGCCGCGTTGCCGGACGGGACCTATCACGGCACCGTCTCGAACAACCCGCTCGGCACGCCGATGACCTATCCGCTGGCGCTGACCGTCAAGGGCGACACGATCCATCTCGACTTTGAGGGCGCCCCGCCGCAGCTGCCGCAGGGCGGGCTCAACTGCACCCTGAACTACACGATGGCGCATGCGACCTACCCGCTGAAATGCATGCTGACGCCGAATGTCCGCGGCAATGCCGGCTGCTACCGCGCCTTCTCGATCGACGCGCCGAAGGGCTCGATCCTGAACTGCGACAAGCCGCTCGCGGTCAACTTGCGGACGCGCACCGGCTGGTACATCGCGCCGAACATCTTCCGCGCCCTGTCGCAGGCTGCGCCGAAACAGGTCCAGGCCTTCACCGGCCTGCCGGTGGCGGCGAGCGTCTATGGCCGGGACCAGGCGGGCGATACCTATTCCGACATGCTCTTCGTCGGCGGCGGTCAGGGCGGCTCGGCCCATGGCGACGGCAAGTCCGGCCTGCTCTATCCGACCTCGGCCGCCAACACCTCGATCGAGACCTTCGAGGCGCGGGTGCCGGTGCTGGTCGTCGAGAAGACCTACCTCACCGACTCCGGTGGCGCCGGCCAGCATCGCGGTGGCCTCGGCCAGCGCGTCCGTCTGCGCAAGCTCTCCGATGACGGCCTCCCGACCCTAGTCTCGCTCTATCCGGAAGGCGTCAACAACCCGATCCCGGGCCTGTTCGGCGGCAAGGCCGGCGGCGGAGCATCAGGGCGGGTCATCGATGAGCAGGGCCATGTCCTCAAGGATGTCGGAACGGGCGACCTCGTCCAGGTCAAGCATCCCCATGAGATCGTCGAACTCGTGCTCGCCGGCGGCGCCGGCTACGGCGCGGCGTCCGAGCGCTCACGTGACGCCATCGCCCGCGACATCGCACTCGGCCTCGTCTCGCCAGAGGCAGCCAAGCGCGATTACGGGGTCCAGACCAGCCATGCGACGCACGACGTCGGCGAGGCCAAGGCCGGCATCCTTGTTGCCTGA